The Saccharomonospora cyanea NA-134 genome includes a region encoding these proteins:
- a CDS encoding ABC1 kinase family protein has protein sequence MTDSRDSLGDQADAPLPRRTMARTAKLASLPLGIAGRAVGGWGRRLTGQSAEDINATLSAKAAEQLFEVLGTLKGGAMKFGQALSVFEAAVPEEFAAPYRDALTRLQSAAPPMPVSQTRRVLAEQLGRSWTKRFAEFDDEPAAAASIGQVHRAVWHDGRDVAVKVQYPGADEALRSDLRQLQRFSRLFQALLPGAEVKPLLTELAERMNEELDYRGEADNQRRFAKAFHDDENVFVPRVVASAPKVIVSEWVTGTPYSRIIADGTVGQRNTAGRLLAEFHYSSPARARLLHSDPHPGNFMLLEDGRLCVIDFGAVANLPEGAPRALGVMMRLALEGRSQDLFEVLRAEGFVRPEVGLDADDVYAWLLPLVAPLTDESFHFTRQWAQKQAMRMGDTRNKDFHTGRSLNLPPQWLLIHRVTAGAIGILCQLDAELPVRSIVERWQPGFAD, from the coding sequence GTGACGGACTCCCGCGACTCCCTCGGTGACCAAGCGGACGCACCCCTTCCACGCCGGACGATGGCGCGAACGGCGAAGTTGGCGAGCCTGCCCCTCGGCATAGCAGGCCGGGCCGTCGGTGGGTGGGGCCGACGACTCACCGGGCAAAGCGCCGAGGACATCAACGCCACCCTGTCGGCCAAAGCCGCGGAGCAGCTGTTCGAGGTGCTCGGCACGCTCAAGGGTGGCGCCATGAAGTTCGGGCAGGCACTCAGCGTGTTCGAGGCCGCCGTGCCCGAGGAGTTCGCCGCCCCGTACCGCGACGCGTTGACCCGCCTCCAGTCGGCCGCGCCGCCGATGCCGGTCAGCCAGACACGGCGGGTGCTCGCCGAACAACTCGGTCGCTCCTGGACCAAGCGGTTCGCCGAGTTCGACGACGAACCGGCCGCGGCGGCGAGTATCGGACAGGTGCACCGGGCCGTTTGGCACGACGGCAGAGACGTCGCCGTGAAGGTGCAGTACCCGGGTGCGGACGAGGCGCTGCGCAGCGATCTCAGGCAGCTACAGCGGTTCAGCAGGCTTTTCCAGGCGCTTCTGCCGGGCGCCGAGGTCAAGCCGCTGCTGACGGAGCTCGCCGAGCGCATGAACGAGGAACTCGACTACCGGGGTGAGGCAGACAACCAGCGCCGGTTCGCGAAGGCGTTCCACGATGACGAGAACGTGTTCGTACCCAGAGTGGTGGCGAGCGCCCCGAAGGTGATCGTGTCGGAATGGGTCACGGGAACCCCTTACTCGCGAATCATCGCGGACGGCACGGTCGGGCAACGCAACACGGCGGGCAGACTGCTGGCCGAATTCCACTACTCCTCTCCGGCGAGGGCGCGTCTCCTCCACTCCGACCCGCATCCCGGCAACTTCATGCTGCTCGAGGACGGGCGGCTCTGCGTGATCGACTTCGGTGCTGTCGCGAACCTGCCGGAGGGCGCGCCTCGCGCTCTCGGCGTGATGATGCGGTTGGCTCTCGAAGGCCGGTCACAGGACCTTTTCGAGGTGCTGCGGGCCGAGGGGTTCGTGCGCCCGGAGGTGGGGCTCGACGCCGACGACGTCTACGCCTGGCTGCTGCCGCTCGTCGCCCCGCTGACCGACGAGAGCTTCCACTTCACACGCCAGTGGGCGCAGAAGCAGGCGATGCGTATGGGCGACACGCGGAACAAGGACTTCCACACCGGACGTTCGCTCAACCTGCCACCCCAGTGGTTGTTGATCCATCGGGTCACGGCAGGGGCGATCGGCATTCTGTGCCAACTGGACGCCGAACTGCCCGTGCGCTCGATCGTCGAACGGTGGCAACCCGGCTTCGCCGACTGA
- a CDS encoding ThiF family adenylyltransferase, with protein MTGSPPQVAFRVPLPRRPRLRAGLPVVERREGELQIGLDPRHGVIATDLPPILVDVLRGLDGRRSTDTLLSLVRDEHADRLKAVLCGLAERGLVEDAEASADPLGAPMSPSGIAVGYANHSIGVHGGGRLATAVTALLTGAGVARLCLAADGVVARADVGSGFRDEDVGRNRAAALADVARRLDPEVRVSRLRPGATPTDLVVLTDAVVPAPEVVTDLVASGVPHLVARVRDGVGIVGPLVVPGRSSCLRCADLHRTGRDACWPRIAGQLAGRYQEADFTSVYGTAALAVGQTLRALRATPPALAVEPPPTWNATLELDCVTGVVTRREWPPHPRCPCGAPQHRAQH; from the coding sequence ATGACCGGATCACCGCCGCAGGTCGCCTTCCGCGTCCCGCTGCCAAGGCGACCCCGCCTGCGCGCGGGACTGCCCGTGGTGGAACGGCGCGAAGGTGAGCTCCAGATCGGGCTCGACCCACGCCATGGCGTCATCGCGACCGATCTCCCGCCCATCCTGGTGGACGTCCTTCGCGGGTTGGACGGCAGGCGCAGCACCGACACGCTCCTGTCGCTGGTGCGGGACGAGCACGCTGATCGGCTCAAGGCCGTGCTGTGCGGCCTCGCCGAACGAGGCCTCGTCGAGGACGCGGAGGCCTCCGCCGACCCCCTCGGGGCGCCCATGAGTCCGTCCGGCATCGCGGTCGGCTACGCCAACCACTCGATCGGTGTCCACGGCGGTGGCCGGCTGGCGACCGCCGTCACCGCCCTCCTCACCGGAGCTGGGGTGGCCAGGCTCTGTCTCGCCGCCGACGGCGTCGTGGCCAGGGCAGACGTCGGGTCCGGCTTTCGCGACGAGGACGTCGGACGGAACCGCGCGGCCGCGCTCGCGGACGTCGCGAGACGACTCGATCCGGAGGTGCGGGTCTCTCGTCTCCGCCCCGGCGCCACGCCCACCGACCTGGTCGTCCTGACCGACGCGGTGGTGCCCGCCCCCGAGGTGGTGACCGATCTGGTGGCCAGCGGCGTGCCGCACCTGGTGGCGCGGGTCAGAGACGGTGTCGGCATCGTCGGCCCGCTGGTCGTGCCCGGCCGGAGCAGCTGCCTGAGATGCGCGGATCTGCACCGCACCGGACGCGACGCCTGCTGGCCCCGCATCGCCGGTCAGCTCGCCGGGCGGTACCAGGAGGCGGATTTCACAAGCGTGTACGGCACTGCCGCACTGGCGGTGGGCCAGACTCTGCGGGCACTCCGCGCGACACCTCCGGCACTCGCCGTGGAACCACCGCCCACCTGGAACGCGACTCTCGAACTCGACTGCGTCACAGGCGTCGTCACCAGGCGGGAGTGGCCACCTCATCCGCGTTGTCCCTGCGGTGCACCACAGCACCGGGCGCAGCACTGA
- a CDS encoding M48 metallopeptidase family protein, translated as MEVRRSPRRRRTVTAYRDGDTLVVLIPATMTKAEEKHWVAEMQRKLQRTESRRASPARASDEALLLRCTQLSRRYLDGTAQPASVRWVPPMRTRWASCTPADRTIRVSERLRDVPSWVLDYVLVHELAHLRVAEHNRTFWNLVRRYPKTERAIGYLEGLSAAERLGGATPCND; from the coding sequence GTGGAAGTCCGAAGGAGTCCACGACGCCGCCGGACGGTCACCGCGTACCGGGACGGTGACACGCTCGTCGTACTGATCCCTGCCACCATGACCAAGGCGGAGGAGAAACACTGGGTGGCCGAGATGCAGCGCAAGCTGCAACGCACGGAGAGTCGACGCGCCAGCCCGGCGCGGGCCTCCGACGAGGCCCTCCTCCTGCGTTGCACGCAGCTCTCACGCCGCTACCTGGACGGGACGGCGCAACCCGCGAGTGTGCGCTGGGTTCCGCCGATGCGCACGAGGTGGGCGTCGTGTACGCCCGCTGACCGCACCATCCGCGTCAGCGAACGGCTCAGGGACGTGCCGTCGTGGGTGCTCGACTACGTCCTCGTGCACGAACTGGCGCACCTTCGCGTGGCCGAGCACAACCGCACGTTCTGGAACCTGGTCAGGCGGTATCCCAAGACCGAGCGCGCCATCGGGTATCTCGAGGGGCTTTCGGCCGCCGAACGACTCGGCGGCGCAACTCCCTGCAACGACTGA
- a CDS encoding zinc-dependent metalloprotease, which produces MSNPPFGFGLPDPDKGRDNESSGGQSGSGSDAFQQLGQMLSQLGQMLSQAGSSSGPVNYDLAKQIAVQRLGSEGQMGFSAGDQSGETAVRDSAHLAELWLDEATILPAGATTTTTWTARDWIDKTLPTWQRLCDPVARQVSGAWMQALPEEAKQAAGPLLSMVGQMGGMAFGSQLGNALAGLASEVLTSTDVGLPLGPETTSALLPRNIDKFSEGLERPKSEVLVFLAAREAAHQRLFAHVPWLRQRLLATVEEFASGITVDTSALEQLAGRVDPTNPASIEEVMSSGLLEPQTTPEQKAALGRLETLLALVEGWVDVVVADAVGDRLPGAEALRETLRRRRATGGPAEQTFATLVGLELRPRRMRAASALWKLVGDRHGMQARDTLWTHPDLMPTADDLDDPIGFAERLGANGALDDGIDPLAELERTERARQDEGENGQDGGAERPDSDGDGKE; this is translated from the coding sequence ATGAGCAACCCACCGTTCGGCTTCGGACTACCCGATCCCGACAAAGGCCGCGACAACGAATCGTCGGGCGGGCAGTCCGGCTCGGGCTCCGACGCCTTCCAGCAGCTGGGACAGATGCTCAGTCAGCTCGGGCAGATGCTCAGCCAGGCCGGTAGCTCCTCAGGGCCGGTGAACTACGACCTGGCCAAACAAATCGCTGTGCAACGCCTGGGCTCCGAGGGGCAGATGGGTTTCTCAGCGGGTGACCAGTCGGGGGAGACGGCCGTACGCGACTCGGCCCACCTCGCGGAGCTCTGGCTGGACGAGGCCACGATCCTCCCCGCCGGGGCCACCACCACCACGACGTGGACGGCGCGGGACTGGATCGACAAGACACTGCCCACCTGGCAACGGTTGTGCGACCCGGTGGCGAGGCAGGTCTCCGGCGCGTGGATGCAGGCTCTCCCCGAGGAGGCCAAGCAGGCGGCCGGGCCGTTGCTCTCGATGGTCGGGCAGATGGGCGGCATGGCGTTCGGCTCTCAACTGGGCAACGCACTGGCCGGGCTCGCGTCCGAGGTCCTCACTTCCACGGACGTGGGACTGCCGCTGGGCCCCGAGACCACGTCGGCGCTGCTGCCCAGGAACATCGACAAGTTCTCCGAGGGGCTGGAGCGGCCGAAGAGCGAGGTGCTCGTGTTCCTCGCGGCGCGGGAGGCCGCGCACCAGCGGCTGTTCGCCCACGTCCCGTGGCTGCGGCAGCGCCTGCTGGCGACGGTCGAGGAGTTCGCCTCGGGGATCACGGTGGACACCAGCGCGCTCGAACAGCTCGCCGGCCGTGTCGATCCCACCAACCCGGCCAGCATCGAGGAAGTCATGTCCTCCGGCCTTCTGGAGCCGCAGACGACGCCTGAGCAGAAGGCGGCGCTCGGCAGGTTGGAGACGCTGCTCGCGCTCGTGGAGGGCTGGGTCGACGTCGTCGTGGCGGACGCTGTCGGCGACCGGCTTCCCGGTGCGGAGGCACTGCGGGAGACCCTGCGTCGACGCCGCGCGACGGGCGGTCCCGCCGAGCAGACGTTCGCGACGCTCGTGGGCCTTGAGCTGCGTCCTCGCCGGATGCGCGCCGCGTCCGCGCTGTGGAAGCTCGTGGGAGACCGACACGGGATGCAGGCCCGTGACACTCTGTGGACCCACCCCGATCTCATGCCGACGGCCGACGATCTCGACGACCCGATCGGCTTCGCCGAGCGTCTCGGTGCGAACGGGGCCCTCGACGACGGCATCGACCCGCTCGCGGAGCTCGAACGGACCGAGCGCGCCCGTCAGGACGAGGGCGAGAACGGGCAGGACGGTGGAGCCGAGCGCCCTGACAGCGACGGGGACGGCAAGGAGTGA
- a CDS encoding YlbL family protein, translating into MSESPDKAAPTEQPAGRPVGTLSDTGGAERTPGRGRDGRRRLSRRGWTMVASAVLVLTFAMLGAFVRVPYVALGPGPTYDTLGAVDGTSVIEIDGERTYPTGGELRMTTVALNDNMTLFGALGMWVSGRYALAPREEYFRPGQSEEEVRRENLRQFQDSQSNAEVAALRKLGHPVVAVVDQVVGDSPAEGVLEPGDRIVKVDGREVADSDAVRDVLGGTRPGQTVSVTFQRGEEAERTESVTLARHPNGAHGFLGIQPSDSAETSFDVEIALEDVGGPSAGLMFALAIVDELTPGQLTGGEHVAGTGTIDSKGNVGAIGGIPFKLVAAREAGATAFLVPEDNCGEAVAAAPDGLQLVRVGTLDDAVSALESLANGRPVPSCAG; encoded by the coding sequence GTGAGTGAGTCCCCGGACAAGGCAGCACCGACCGAGCAACCCGCCGGGCGCCCCGTCGGCACACTCAGTGACACCGGCGGTGCGGAGCGGACCCCCGGACGGGGCCGCGACGGCCGGCGCCGGCTGAGCAGGCGCGGCTGGACGATGGTGGCCAGCGCCGTGCTCGTGCTCACGTTCGCGATGTTGGGCGCGTTCGTTCGCGTGCCCTACGTGGCACTCGGGCCGGGACCGACGTACGACACCCTCGGCGCGGTGGACGGCACCTCGGTCATCGAGATCGACGGCGAGCGCACCTACCCAACCGGTGGTGAGCTCCGCATGACCACGGTGGCCCTCAACGACAACATGACGTTGTTCGGCGCGCTCGGTATGTGGGTCAGTGGGCGTTACGCACTCGCGCCGAGGGAGGAGTACTTCCGGCCGGGGCAGTCGGAGGAGGAGGTGCGCAGGGAGAACCTGCGACAGTTCCAGGACTCGCAGAGCAACGCCGAGGTGGCGGCGTTGCGCAAGCTCGGTCACCCGGTGGTGGCCGTGGTCGACCAGGTCGTGGGCGACAGCCCCGCCGAGGGGGTTCTCGAGCCCGGTGACCGGATCGTGAAGGTGGACGGCAGGGAGGTGGCCGACTCCGACGCGGTGCGCGACGTCCTCGGTGGCACACGACCCGGGCAGACGGTGTCCGTGACGTTTCAGCGGGGCGAGGAGGCGGAACGGACGGAGTCGGTGACCCTGGCGCGACACCCGAACGGCGCGCACGGCTTCCTCGGCATCCAACCCTCGGACAGCGCCGAGACGTCCTTCGACGTGGAGATCGCGCTGGAGGACGTCGGCGGCCCGTCGGCCGGACTGATGTTCGCGCTGGCGATCGTGGACGAGTTGACGCCGGGGCAGTTGACCGGAGGCGAGCATGTCGCCGGCACCGGCACCATCGACTCGAAGGGCAACGTCGGCGCCATCGGGGGCATCCCGTTCAAGCTCGTCGCAGCCCGGGAAGCCGGCGCCACGGCGTTCCTCGTGCCCGAGGACAACTGCGGCGAGGCCGTGGCCGCCGCGCCGGACGGCCTGCAGCTCGTGCGGGTGGGCACTCTCGACGACGCCGTCAGCGCGCTGGAGTCGTTGGCGAACGGGCGACCGGTGCCGTCCTGCGCAGGCTGA
- a CDS encoding PPA1309 family protein, whose product MTESENRAGPGRVAALAREVEEFVASGGWDQQPQLFALVPTADLLRQQPELADQLDQNSEFTPVAQDSLPEGDLAEALGRIAWPDAVHGCALAQEIIVLPPDAEQELPGLTEETDDGDVSEQDLQRLRQAAADHPRRTEARLVAAVLRDGSASCVMRLRGGVTGNDDSEAVDEIVESPDLAPNLIDALRATLQP is encoded by the coding sequence ATGACGGAGAGCGAGAACCGGGCAGGTCCCGGAAGGGTAGCCGCACTGGCCCGCGAGGTCGAGGAGTTCGTCGCGAGCGGAGGCTGGGACCAGCAGCCTCAACTGTTCGCGCTGGTGCCGACAGCGGACCTGCTCCGCCAGCAACCCGAACTCGCCGACCAACTCGACCAGAACAGCGAGTTCACCCCGGTCGCCCAGGACTCACTTCCGGAAGGTGACCTCGCGGAGGCCCTCGGTCGCATCGCCTGGCCGGACGCCGTTCACGGCTGCGCCCTCGCCCAGGAGATCATCGTGCTCCCTCCGGACGCCGAGCAGGAGCTGCCCGGCCTGACCGAGGAGACCGACGACGGCGACGTCAGCGAGCAGGACCTGCAACGCCTGCGGCAGGCCGCGGCCGACCACCCGCGCCGTACCGAGGCCCGGCTCGTGGCCGCCGTCCTGCGCGACGGATCGGCCTCCTGTGTCATGCGCCTGCGCGGCGGGGTCACGGGCAACGACGACTCCGAGGCGGTCGACGAGATCGTCGAGAGCCCGGACCTCGCACCGAACCTGATCGACGCGCTGCGAGCCACGCTGCAGCCCTGA